One Cucumis sativus cultivar 9930 chromosome 1, Cucumber_9930_V3, whole genome shotgun sequence DNA segment encodes these proteins:
- the LOC101215838 gene encoding MLP-like protein 328 yields MSLVGKLVIEFEINASPQKFYEFFKNQIYEIPKVSPNNIQSIEVVGGDWNSHGHGSIRIWNYTTDGKAEVFKEQVEYDDEKLATTLTGLEGNVFKYYKTMKGAFQFVPKGPENSLAVLILEFEKLNDDSPYPYKYLDLMIKILKDVASHVK; encoded by the exons ATGTCTCTAGTTGGGAAACTTgtgattgaatttgaaataaacGCATCTCCACAAAAGTTCTATGaattcttcaaaaatcaaatttatgagATTCCCAAAGTTTCTCCAAACAACATTCAATCAATCGAAGTTGTTGGAGGAGATTGGAACAGCCATGGCCATGGCTCCATCAGAATTTGGAATTACACGACCG ATGGAAAAGCTGAAGTTTTTAAAGAACAAGTGGAATATGACGATGAGAAGTTGGCAACCACTCTAACTGGATTGGAAGGAAATGTTTTCAAGTACTACAAAACTATGAAGGGAGCATTTCAATTTGTGCCAAAAGGACCTGAGAATAGCTTGGCAGTTTTGATCCTCGAGTTCGAAAAGCTTAATGATGATTCTCCTTATCCTTACAAGTACCTTGATCTCATGATAAAAATCCTCAAGGACGTTGCATCGCATGTTAAATAG